The Megalobrama amblycephala isolate DHTTF-2021 linkage group LG10, ASM1881202v1, whole genome shotgun sequence DNA segment TCTGGGGCACCCGTGGCTAGAACAGCACAATCGAACCATCTCCTGGCATacgggcgaaatcctgaagtggggcgaaacCTGTTTCTCCAACTGTTTCTCCGAGTTTCCTGTTTCCAAGTCTCCTTGTGCGAATGATCTCTCCATCTGTACCACCTCTATCGAAAGTCCTGTTGAGAAACGTTCCGTGGATATTCCAgcctgttacgcccccttcagtgacgttttCTGCCCACAGAGagcctccaagctgcctccacaccagccatgggactgtgccatcgatctgttaccgggtgagccagtgcccaggggaaGGATTTACCCCCTGTCagtaccggaggagaaggccatggaggaatacataaAAGAGGCACTCAATCAAGGTTACATCcacccgtctacttcccctgctgcttcgagtttcttcttcgtggcgaaaaaggacggaggcttgcggccctgtatTGATTATCGTGCACTGAACAAGATCACCGTCAAGTTCcggtatccccttcctctcgtcccagctgccctagaacatctccgtggtgccactgtgttcaccaagctggacctccgcagcgcgtacaacctcatccagATACGCAagggggatgagtggaagaccaccttcgtcacgcccaccggccactaTGAATATCTCGTCATGCCGTACGGCCTGGTCAAcaccccctccgtattccaggatttcatacatgaggtgctccgggagtttctccatcgATTTGTCCTCGTCTAAATAGACGACatactcatctactcccggagcttggccgaacatcgccaccacgttgcggatgTCCTCCAACACCTACGACAGTTCCATCTCTTCCTGAAAGCTGAAAAATGTTCATTCCATCAACCCTCAGTTCACTTCCTCGGTTACATCatcgatcacagtggcatccggatggacgaggggaaggtggaggCTATCAAGTCCTGGCCCACACCATCCACAATCAAAGAACTCCAGCGCTTTCTTGGCTTTGCTAACTTCTACCACCGCTTCATAAAGAATTACAGATCCATTGTTCATCCACTCACCAATCTACTCCGcaaccagcccaagtctctgtcctggactcaagaagccaccaacgccttcgaaGCCCTCAagaaagccttcaccaccgctcccctcctcgtccacccaaATCCAGATCTGCCCTTCGTCGTGGAGGTGGACGCTGCCACCgcaggagtgggagcggtgctatctcagcagcaggggacgccaagtagactccatccatgtgccttcttctcccgcaagctcaacccggcggaggtcaactacgacatcggtgaccgcgagctcctggccgtcaagcttgccttggaagagtggaggcattggttggagggagctaAACACTCCTTCTTGGTCTTAACTGACCATAAGAACTTGGAATACCTGAGAGCTGCAAAGAGACTTAATCCCCGTCAAAGCACGGTGGGCCATGTTTTCCTCCCGATTCGACTTCTCGATTTCCTATCGCCCTGGCTCCAAAAATGTAAAGGCAGATGTCTTGTCCCATCTCCATTCTCCAGGAAAAGAACGAAGAACCTGAAACAATTCTCCCCGAGACAATCTTTGTGAGCCCCATCTCCTGGTCGGAAGAGAccttaccctcctccaatgcctccaccaacgctccgccgggttgcccccaaggcttgcaGTACATCACAAGGACACAACGCACTCCACTGATTCACTCTGCTcacacgtcacttggcactggccacccgggggtcaatgagaccctctcgctgctAAAGGAGcacttctggtggcccaacatggccaacgatgtcagaatgtacgtgcagggctgcagggagtgcgccatctcgaAGAGCCCTCGCCATCTGCCAGCCGGCAAGCTTAATCCTCTGCCCATTCCTGagcgaccctggtcacacctgggagtggacttcatTACGGATCTCCCAGCTTCTGATGGACACACATGCATCCTGGTAGTAGTAGACCGCTTTTTTAAATCCTGTCATCTGATCCCCCTGAgaggtctacctaccgccatggAAACGGCAGAACTCATGTTAAATCACATGTTCCGATACTATGGTATTCCCGAAGACATCGTCTCagacagaggaccccaattcATCTCTCGTGTATGGAAGGCGTTCCtatccctcctgggtgtgaccgtcagtctGTCATCTGGTTACCaccctcagtcgaacgggcagacggaaaggaagattcaggagatcggccgcttcctgcgtaccttctgccatggccaccaggactcctggaaccagtacttgggttgggccgagtacgcacagaactctCTACGACAATCGACCACCGGACTCACTCCATTCCAGTGCGTGCTCGGTTTCCAActcccactgttcccctgggacggggaaccaTCCAACTTTCCAGCGGTCGACTACTGATTCcaggagagcgagagggtttggTACTCAGCCCACCATCAACTGCAGCGAGCCCTACGCAGACGCAGGACGACAGCGGACCTTCGACGTTCCCATGCTCCCTCCTATCAACCgggacagaaggtctggctgtcaaaccgggacatcagactgcgtctgccctgcaaaaagctgagtcccagattcattggcccattcactATCACCAGACAGATCAACACGGTCACTTACCAACTCAAACTCCCTCCACAGTACAGAATTCACCCCACATTCCATGTGTCTTTAttaaaacctcaccacccttctgtttcCCCCCCCCACAgagcctgacgtggcagccgccgagcctACGAGGTTCGTTAAAAATCTTGGACTCCTGGCGACGTGGTGGTCAACTGGAATACCTagtggactgggaaggctacGGTCCCGAGGAGCACTCTTGGGTCCCCAGAAATTACATCCTTGATCCCAATCTTCTTGAAACATTCCACGCCAGCCACcctgacagacctgccccacgtgGAAGAGGAcggccaccacgacgtcggggtcctcggccctcaggagtgGGCcatgggagggggggtactgtcacagacacgccaggctccaccatCAGCCAGTCACAGCGCACCCAATCACCAGAGTACTAATCACCGGCACCTGCAccccatcagcactcatcagTCACagtataaaggactcacactcacacacactcactgtctggTCTCGTTTGTATCAtacttacctgtatgcttaccttaaggactccagacgatctacttacctgtctccaacgTCTCCTGTTTCCCTCGTGTGCTTCTccatctgtgtgtgagtgttccaaGTCTCCAGCGTCCATACTCTCCAGCGTCATTCAAGCTCTTCACTCCTACGATCACAAGAAGGACAGTATTACCACTCTGCATTGCTCCATTCATCTATACTTCACTTTATACTCACCTGCACAACTGTTATACTCTACTGGTATCAATAAACATCACTGTTTGTTTTACTCCTGCCTTCAACCCTTCTGTGTTGTAACATATACAATACCAAAAAGTGTTGAAATGAGATGCAGAGATACAGACTTTCAGCccattgtgtttctcttttgcAGATAAATAGAGCTTGGACCaaagaggagagaaagaaaatgaaggAATCCATTCTAATGGCAGGTGAATAACTTgatgaaatataatttattttgctTTGTTATAATctgttatataaatatgtattttggaacaggaaacaaagaaatttatgaATATGAAGAATAATTTATGAATAAAACTTACGTATACTTACGTATACTATGTCAGTCTTGGTCATTAGACTGAGGCAATTGACTAATACTTTTTAGATGCCACACCATGCTTGTTCATTTCAGTTTTGTACATATGTAATTTAAGGTAGAATATCTATCTTAGAATAAGATGACCAACTTAACTTACTCTAATGGAAAATTTGATAATCATGTCAAGGTTTCCCATGCACACTTAGCTAGAATAATATTACACTAATCAGAGGTTGAGGCTCACCCTATTTAGACTGATATAATAACACTTTGTTGTTTTAAACAGAAATTCCATTATTATTCTCTACAGTCTAAGGACACATGACTAATGCCAGTTTGTTAGGTTGAGCTCTAAAACTTCAGTGGCGTGCCTCAATGCTCCATCTAAGCTGAATTTCAGTCCGTTACTAAACTGATGATAGATTTGTGGTGACATGGTTTAACATAAAGTACTATAGCtaataatttcagagtaagtcagaataaattcaaatgtaaaaattttttATTGGTCAGGTGAGACAGAGAattcaaatgttaatttccagaaAAGTCCTTTGTTTTCTCAGGGAGTAGCCCTCTCTGGGTCCTAGACAGCTCGGCTATAATTTATAAGTTAAATATACTTAACTTACAATTTCTTCTCCAGTTCAGTTTCAAGGGATGGATTTTGGACAGGTGGTGGAGGTTCTCCTAAGTGATAGTGACATAAGAAATAAACTGCAGAAACACCTGGAGGGGgaaaaacaacagcagcaaaaatATGGTGAGTGTCTGGATTAagataacatttttaattagaaTGTATTTAGTAATTTActttaaagaataaaataagtCGGCCTGTATTCACAAagatttttatattatcacTTCTCCAAAGAGTTTTTAGCTAAGAAGTTTTGTGGGGGGAATCTTTAAAAATCCTTTACTTGttttaaattgtcattttcCTGTTAGTtaatcataatttcaattttgttTCCAAGTGAGTGGAGAAGCCTCTACTTCAGCGTCTGCAGTGATGGTTCCTAATCCAAGCGGAGATGATGCTCAAGTCCTACAGCTGCTGAAGAAGATTGACAAAATGGTTGCAGGAAACAACAGCACTGAGATCTATTTAGACTATTCAGAGATAGAGAAAATAATtgagaaagaaataaagaaattcaAAGAAAGACAGCAGAGAGAAATTAGAGGGAAACTAGAGAGAAAAATACAAGAAACATTTCACAGAttcacagacaaaatcaagagTCTAGAGGAAAAGATATCTCAGAATGCAAAAAGAATTACTGAGCTtgaaagaaaaatgaaagaaGAAAGAGATGAAGCAAAAATGAAGGAGCTAGAGAGAGAgctggagagagagaaacagaaaagGCAGAGAACTGAGGAGAATCTTAGAGAATACACTGAAAAGTGGGAGAAGGAGAGGGCTGAAATGGAAGAGAGACAGCAACAGAAAATGGAGAAGATCATGATGTACTTAGGAGAGATCCTTCCTCAAATCAtaaatattgtttgtaattgGAAACTTTCAAAGACTCAGAGTGTAGAAATGCAAGAAATGTTGGACTTGACAGCACCAAAAAGGAGAAGAAATAGCATGGATGCACCTCCAATGTGTAAGTCACATCATAAATGTATAGATTATCACATGTAGAATCTAAACCGTTGGGAGAAGAACAACTAAACAGTAGTGTGTTCAAAATGTGTGTTGAAAAAACTGTAAGCAAACCTAATCCACAGGGAAGTGTGACATCTGCATTAAACAGCAAATTCCATGAAACCAGAAGTGAGAGAGCTCGATTCACAAAGAACTAACATAAAGAGGGAATGTTTGCTAAACTACGTGCTGTCTCTGGTTACCAGGTATTAGAAACAAGTGattgacatttatttttacaaatttcTCTGAGGGAATGTGGTAAACAGCATCTTATATACACGTGTTGTGATAGACAGAACCAGATCAACAAGCTCCTTCCAACTTTTGATTAAAACTCTGACTTGAAattttgtcaagtcaagtcaccgttatttatatagcactttttacaatgcagattgtgtcaaagcagctttacagtgataactggtacattattttggctgcacagcagctcttaaagggttagttcacccaaaaatgaaaattctgtcaatatttactcgttccacacccgtaagaccattgttaatcttcggaacacaaattaaggtattttagttgaaatccgatggctc contains these protein-coding regions:
- the LOC125277549 gene encoding trichohyalin-like isoform X1: MQRYRLSAHCVSLLQINRAWTKEERKKMKESILMAVQFQGMDFGQVVEVLLSDSDIRNKLQKHLEGEKQQQQKYVSGEASTSASAVMVPNPSGDDAQVLQLLKKIDKMVAGNNSTEIYLDYSEIEKIIEKEIKKFKERQQREIRGKLERKIQETFHRFTDKIKSLEEKISQNAKRITELERKMKEERDEAKMKELERELEREKQKRQRTEENLREYTEKWEKERAEMEERQQQKMEKIMMYLGEILPQIINIVCNWKLSKTQSVEMQEMLDLTAPKRRRNSMDAPPMLSAPGSELRLILMGRSGSEKSAAGNMVLGREERIHSGASTESQQSGIRQGEVAGRKVTVVETSDWFCSGISLEELRQDFENCVRLSAPGPHALLLVIPVKESAGEEREILEKMEEIFGERHWRNTMILITVTDEEQEKNIEKFVQSGHQEFQRLIKKCGNRFHCLNINQSGDDSQVSQLLEKIDKMLAGNTERFYSSEIYLLKSQIQEMERKLRREKEESDTLHRRNEEMEREIQKLIENLAELKPIQDSQDSKCIIS
- the LOC125277549 gene encoding trichohyalin-like isoform X2, whose protein sequence is MEKINRAWTKEERKKMKESILMAVQFQGMDFGQVVEVLLSDSDIRNKLQKHLEGEKQQQQKYVSGEASTSASAVMVPNPSGDDAQVLQLLKKIDKMVAGNNSTEIYLDYSEIEKIIEKEIKKFKERQQREIRGKLERKIQETFHRFTDKIKSLEEKISQNAKRITELERKMKEERDEAKMKELERELEREKQKRQRTEENLREYTEKWEKERAEMEERQQQKMEKIMMYLGEILPQIINIVCNWKLSKTQSVEMQEMLDLTAPKRRRNSMDAPPMLSAPGSELRLILMGRSGSEKSAAGNMVLGREERIHSGASTESQQSGIRQGEVAGRKVTVVETSDWFCSGISLEELRQDFENCVRLSAPGPHALLLVIPVKESAGEEREILEKMEEIFGERHWRNTMILITVTDEEQEKNIEKFVQSGHQEFQRLIKKCGNRFHCLNINQSGDDSQVSQLLEKIDKMLAGNTERFYSSEIYLLKSQIQEMERKLRREKEESDTLHRRNEEMEREIQKLIENLAELKPIQDSQDSKCIIS